Proteins co-encoded in one Bacillus infantis NRRL B-14911 genomic window:
- the rpsU gene encoding 30S ribosomal protein S21, translating to MSKTVVKKNESLEDALRRFKRSVSKTGTLQEARKREFYEKPSVKRKKKSEAARKRKF from the coding sequence ATGTCTAAAACAGTCGTTAAAAAGAACGAATCGCTTGAAGATGCTCTTCGTCGCTTCAAACGTTCTGTATCTAAAACAGGTACTTTACAAGAGGCGAGAAAGCGCGAATTCTACGAAAAACCTAGTGTAAAGCGCAAGAAGAAGTCCGAAGCTGCTAGAAAACGTAAGTTCTAA
- the yqfC gene encoding sporulation protein YqfC, protein MAKKWGQYIRSWMTNQMELPQDVMMDLPRITMIGQIHIYIENHRGLIAFSDKELRLLLKQGQLLIKGSTFVIKTILPEEILLEGKIDQVQYIDE, encoded by the coding sequence ATGGCTAAAAAGTGGGGACAATACATTCGCAGCTGGATGACCAACCAAATGGAGCTTCCTCAAGATGTCATGATGGATTTACCCCGGATAACAATGATTGGGCAAATTCATATATATATTGAGAACCACCGCGGACTGATTGCTTTTAGTGATAAAGAGCTCAGGCTTCTGCTCAAGCAAGGGCAGCTGCTCATCAAAGGAAGCACCTTTGTCATTAAGACCATACTCCCTGAAGAGATACTGCTGGAAGGCAAAATCGACCAGGTGCAGTATATAGACGAATAA
- the deoC gene encoding deoxyribose-phosphate aldolase: protein MATNVAKMIDHTLLKADATKEQIEVLCSEAKEYSFASVCVNPAWVSYASELLEGSGVDVCTVIGFPLGASTPEVKAFETKNAIENGATEVDMVINIGALKSGSSDLVEADIRAVVEAAKGKALTKVIIETSLLTEDEKVLACELAVKAGTDFVKTSTGFSTGGATVEDIRLMRKTVGPEIGVKASGGVRSTEDAQQMIEAGATRIGASSGVAIVNGLTSDSDY from the coding sequence ATGGCAACTAATGTAGCAAAAATGATCGATCATACATTATTGAAAGCAGATGCGACAAAAGAACAGATTGAGGTACTTTGTTCAGAAGCTAAAGAATACAGTTTCGCGTCTGTCTGTGTTAACCCTGCGTGGGTCAGCTACGCGAGTGAACTGCTGGAGGGTTCAGGCGTAGATGTCTGCACTGTCATCGGCTTTCCGCTGGGGGCGTCAACACCTGAGGTAAAAGCATTTGAAACTAAAAATGCCATTGAGAACGGCGCAACTGAAGTAGATATGGTTATTAATATCGGTGCATTAAAGAGCGGCAGCAGTGATCTTGTAGAAGCAGATATCCGTGCAGTCGTTGAGGCGGCAAAAGGGAAGGCACTTACAAAGGTCATTATTGAAACATCCCTCCTTACAGAGGATGAGAAGGTCCTGGCATGTGAGCTGGCTGTAAAAGCAGGCACAGATTTTGTTAAAACTTCTACAGGTTTTTCTACCGGGGGCGCAACCGTTGAAGATATCAGGCTGATGAGAAAAACAGTCGGTCCTGAAATCGGTGTTAAAGCATCAGGCGGTGTCCGCAGCACCGAAGATGCTCAGCAGATGATTGAAGCAGGAGCTACAAGAATCGGTGCAAGCTCCGGAGTGGCGATCGTTAATGGATTAACGAGCGATTCAGATTACTGA
- a CDS encoding GatB/YqeY domain-containing protein: protein MSLLERLNDDMKQAMKNKEKDKLTVIRMIKASLQNEAIKLGGELNEEQELTVLSREVKQRKDSLHEFEKAGREDLVEKLRNELIFVELYMPKQLSEDEVSKIVQETIEETGASGKADMGKVMSAIMPKVKGKADGSLVNKLVQQHLS from the coding sequence ATGAGTCTTCTCGAGCGTTTAAATGATGATATGAAACAAGCGATGAAAAACAAAGAAAAAGATAAACTCACTGTCATTCGGATGATTAAAGCATCTCTGCAGAATGAAGCCATCAAGCTTGGCGGAGAGCTTAACGAAGAGCAGGAGTTAACTGTCCTTTCTCGCGAAGTGAAACAACGCAAGGACTCCCTCCATGAATTTGAAAAAGCAGGTCGTGAAGACCTTGTTGAAAAATTGCGGAACGAATTGATATTCGTCGAGCTATATATGCCCAAGCAGCTGTCTGAGGATGAAGTATCAAAGATTGTCCAGGAGACAATCGAAGAAACTGGAGCATCAGGAAAAGCCGATATGGGAAAAGTGATGTCTGCCATTATGCCTAAAGTAAAAGGCAAAGCGGACGGCTCACTTGTAAATAAACTTGTACAACAACACCTTTCATGA
- the floA gene encoding flotillin-like protein FloA (flotillin-like protein involved in membrane lipid rafts) gives MLGEGTVFILVAVVLAVILLAVLFTFVPVALWISALAAGVRVSIFTLIGMRLRRVIPNRVINPLIKAHKAGLDVTTNQLESHYLAGGNVDRVVNALIAAHRANIELSFERTAAIDLAGRDVLEAVQMSVNPKVIETPFIAGVAMDGIEVKAKARITVRANIERLVGGAGEETIVARVGEGIVSTIGSSDNHKKVLENPDMISQTVLSKGLDAGTAFEILSIDIADVDIGKNIGAELQTEQAEADKKIAQAKAEERRAMAVAQEQEMKAKVEEMRAKVVEAEAKVPLAMSEALRSGNLGVMDYMNIQNISADTDMRGSIGRTTDPGMDGKNND, from the coding sequence ATGTTAGGAGAAGGAACTGTATTTATTTTAGTAGCCGTGGTTTTGGCCGTTATTCTGCTGGCGGTGCTGTTTACTTTCGTACCAGTGGCACTCTGGATTTCCGCCCTGGCGGCAGGCGTCAGGGTCAGCATCTTCACGTTGATTGGAATGAGGCTCCGCCGGGTCATCCCGAATAGGGTCATCAATCCTTTGATTAAAGCCCATAAAGCGGGTCTGGATGTTACAACAAATCAGCTTGAGAGCCATTATTTGGCCGGAGGTAATGTGGATAGGGTTGTAAACGCACTGATAGCCGCACACAGGGCCAATATTGAATTGAGCTTTGAGAGAACCGCCGCTATCGACCTTGCTGGACGTGACGTTCTGGAAGCTGTACAAATGAGCGTCAATCCTAAGGTGATTGAAACACCGTTCATTGCCGGTGTGGCAATGGATGGGATAGAAGTCAAAGCTAAAGCGCGGATCACGGTCCGGGCAAATATTGAGCGGCTTGTAGGGGGAGCCGGGGAAGAAACAATCGTAGCCCGTGTAGGTGAAGGGATTGTTTCGACTATCGGTTCTTCGGATAATCATAAGAAAGTACTTGAAAATCCTGACATGATCTCTCAGACAGTTCTGTCCAAGGGCCTTGATGCAGGCACGGCATTTGAAATCCTGTCCATTGATATCGCGGATGTGGACATCGGCAAGAATATCGGTGCTGAGCTTCAGACTGAGCAGGCGGAAGCAGATAAGAAGATCGCCCAGGCTAAGGCTGAGGAAAGGCGTGCAATGGCCGTTGCCCAGGAGCAGGAAATGAAAGCAAAAGTAGAAGAAATGAGAGCAAAGGTTGTCGAAGCAGAAGCCAAAGTCCCCCTTGCGATGTCAGAAGCTCTCCGGTCAGGTAATCTCGGGGTGATGGATTACATGAACATCCAGAATATATCTGCTGATACGGATATGAGGGGTTCAATTGGAAGAACAACAGATCCAGGCATGGATGGGAAAAATAATGACTAA
- the mtaB gene encoding tRNA (N(6)-L-threonylcarbamoyladenosine(37)-C(2))-methylthiotransferase MtaB, with product MATVAFHTLGCKVNHYETEAIWQLFKQEGYERTDFESASDVYIINTCTVTNTGDKKSRQVIRRAIRKNPDAVICVTGCYAQTSPAEIMAIPGVDIVVGTQDRVKMLEYIEQYKQERQPINAVGNIMKNRVYEELDVPAFTDRTRASLKIQEGCNNFCTFCIIPWARGLMRSRDPQEVIRQAQQLVDAGYKEIVLTGIHTGGYGEDMKDYNLAMLLRDLEAQVKGLKRLRISSIEASQITDEVIEVMDKSEVVVRHLHIPLQSGSNTVLKRMRRKYTMEFFAERLDRLKEALPGLAVTSDVIVGFPGETEEEFMETYNFIKEHKFSELHVFPYSKRTGTPAARMEDQIDEEIKNERVHRLISLSDQLAKEYASQFENEVLEVIPEEIYKEDPESGLYVGYTDNYLKVVFPASEEMVGKIVKVKISKAGYPFNEGQFVRVVDEDAVYEEAAV from the coding sequence AAGGTGAATCATTATGAAACAGAAGCAATCTGGCAATTGTTTAAGCAAGAAGGCTACGAACGGACAGATTTTGAATCTGCATCCGATGTATATATAATCAATACTTGTACAGTAACAAACACAGGTGATAAAAAAAGCCGCCAGGTCATCAGAAGGGCGATCAGGAAGAATCCTGATGCCGTAATCTGTGTAACAGGCTGCTACGCCCAGACCTCGCCTGCAGAAATAATGGCCATACCTGGTGTGGATATCGTCGTGGGTACACAGGACAGGGTCAAGATGCTGGAGTATATCGAACAGTATAAACAAGAACGCCAACCGATCAATGCTGTCGGAAATATTATGAAAAACCGTGTGTACGAAGAACTGGATGTTCCTGCCTTCACGGACAGGACACGCGCTTCCCTGAAAATTCAGGAAGGCTGCAATAACTTCTGTACATTCTGCATCATTCCGTGGGCACGGGGCTTGATGAGATCCCGCGATCCGCAGGAAGTCATCCGCCAGGCGCAGCAGCTTGTCGATGCAGGCTATAAGGAAATTGTCCTGACCGGCATCCACACAGGCGGCTATGGAGAAGACATGAAGGATTACAATCTTGCCATGCTGCTAAGGGATCTCGAGGCACAGGTAAAAGGCCTGAAGCGTCTTCGCATTTCCTCTATCGAAGCAAGCCAGATCACTGATGAAGTGATTGAGGTGATGGACAAGTCTGAAGTGGTCGTAAGGCACCTGCATATTCCTCTGCAGTCAGGCTCTAATACTGTACTTAAGAGAATGAGAAGAAAGTACACAATGGAATTCTTTGCAGAGCGCCTTGACCGCCTAAAAGAGGCGCTTCCCGGCCTTGCCGTCACATCTGACGTTATTGTCGGCTTCCCTGGTGAAACCGAAGAAGAGTTTATGGAAACCTACAATTTTATCAAAGAGCATAAATTCTCGGAGCTGCATGTGTTCCCTTATTCAAAAAGGACCGGGACACCTGCAGCCCGGATGGAAGACCAGATTGATGAGGAAATTAAGAATGAGCGGGTGCACCGCCTTATTTCCCTTTCCGATCAGCTGGCAAAGGAATATGCATCACAGTTTGAAAATGAGGTGCTTGAAGTCATTCCTGAGGAAATTTACAAGGAAGATCCTGAGAGCGGGCTTTATGTCGGGTATACTGACAACTACCTGAAAGTCGTATTCCCAGCATCAGAAGAGATGGTAGGGAAAATCGTGAAAGTCAAGATATCCAAGGCAGGCTATCCTTTTAATGAAGGACAGTTTGTCCGGGTCGTTGACGAGGATGCTGTATACGAAGAAGCGGCTGTCTAA
- a CDS encoding Na/Pi symporter, protein MLLIILFLLLIIFFIYGMALLRSGLYGLSGDSFKRKIAAYTHFPWQGMLAGMLITAVLQSSSAVMVLTIGLISARILTFPQSIGIILGTNIGTTFTTEFITFNIESLIIPLAAAGSCLILFGRKALKHIGMGILGISIVLSSMKGFEFLASPLQGVPFLTDILGLMENSHLTSAAVGMVLTAIIQSSTAAVGIIMGFLNGGIIELDTGIAFMLGANIGTCLTAYLASIGAGKEARLTAFAHIWLNIAGAALFLPFIASLSSFGEWAAAEPDVQLAHVSVLFNVLTSLMVLPFAEHFGRLIMKIHDK, encoded by the coding sequence ATGCTGCTGATTATCCTGTTTTTATTGTTGATTATTTTTTTCATATACGGAATGGCACTGTTAAGATCAGGGTTATACGGACTTTCCGGTGATTCATTCAAGCGGAAGATCGCCGCTTACACCCATTTCCCCTGGCAGGGGATGCTGGCAGGAATGCTGATTACTGCTGTCCTGCAAAGCAGCTCTGCTGTTATGGTGTTGACTATCGGCCTTATTTCCGCCCGGATCCTGACCTTCCCCCAATCGATCGGCATCATCTTGGGAACAAATATTGGAACGACGTTTACAACAGAATTCATCACCTTCAATATCGAGTCTCTCATCATCCCCCTGGCAGCAGCCGGGTCGTGCCTTATCTTATTTGGCAGAAAGGCACTGAAGCATATTGGCATGGGAATCCTTGGCATCTCCATTGTACTTTCCTCGATGAAGGGCTTTGAATTTCTAGCTTCCCCGCTGCAGGGTGTCCCTTTTCTGACCGATATTCTCGGGCTTATGGAGAACAGCCATCTGACCAGTGCGGCAGTTGGCATGGTGCTGACAGCGATCATCCAATCCAGCACTGCGGCTGTGGGGATCATCATGGGGTTTCTGAACGGCGGGATCATAGAATTGGATACAGGCATAGCCTTTATGCTCGGAGCCAATATCGGGACCTGCCTCACTGCCTATCTTGCATCCATTGGCGCAGGGAAGGAGGCGCGCCTCACTGCCTTTGCACATATCTGGCTGAATATAGCGGGAGCAGCCCTTTTCCTCCCTTTCATAGCCTCCCTTTCCTCATTCGGCGAATGGGCAGCGGCCGAACCGGATGTCCAGCTGGCACATGTGAGTGTATTATTCAATGTGCTCACTTCTTTAATGGTACTGCCGTTTGCTGAACATTTTGGAAGGTTAATTATGAAGATCCATGACAAATAA
- a CDS encoding NfeD family protein encodes MVALRRAVTLLAFLGILMIMLIPEKGNADNEVVYVVPIEETVEKGLYAFLNRAVSTAEENGASAIIFEMDTPGGAVDAAGKIGKLLAETELKTVSFVNNQALSAGAYISLNMDEIYMVPGAVMGSAAIIDQSGNTAGKKAESYWLSAMKSAANQSGRDPEIALAMADESVDLPEYGAPKGKLLTLTSEQAEQAGYSEGTVSSLDELLDTLGYSGAEIRSLDESFAEKIARFITHPVVVPILLSVGSLGLVLELYSPGFGIPGSMGLAALLLFFYGHMVAGLAGYESIVLFLVGLGLIILEFFLPGGIAGAIGLVSVVGSLFLATDNVVHTAVSILIAIGISILVSILMIKVFGKKMKFFRKIILSDSTSTEKGYISNKTRAELIGLEGYALTALRPAGTAVLEDERIDVVSEGGFIQKGARLRVVKAEGSRIVVREMLDMEKKADQ; translated from the coding sequence ATGGTGGCTCTCAGAAGGGCAGTCACTCTGCTGGCGTTTTTGGGCATCCTGATGATTATGCTGATTCCCGAAAAAGGGAATGCTGATAATGAAGTGGTATATGTTGTTCCCATTGAAGAAACAGTGGAAAAAGGCCTTTATGCATTTTTGAACAGGGCTGTCAGCACCGCTGAAGAGAATGGGGCTTCTGCCATTATTTTTGAAATGGATACACCTGGGGGCGCAGTGGATGCTGCCGGGAAAATAGGCAAGCTGCTTGCGGAAACAGAATTGAAGACGGTGTCCTTTGTCAATAATCAGGCCCTGTCGGCCGGTGCCTATATCTCTTTGAATATGGATGAAATATACATGGTGCCTGGTGCTGTCATGGGATCTGCTGCCATTATCGATCAATCAGGGAACACCGCAGGAAAGAAAGCGGAATCCTATTGGCTGAGTGCAATGAAGAGTGCTGCTAACCAGTCTGGCAGGGATCCGGAGATAGCACTGGCCATGGCGGATGAGTCGGTTGATCTGCCGGAATATGGCGCCCCAAAAGGGAAGCTTCTCACTTTGACATCAGAGCAGGCAGAGCAGGCAGGGTATTCTGAAGGCACTGTTTCATCTCTTGATGAACTGCTGGACACTCTTGGCTACTCAGGGGCAGAGATCAGGAGCCTGGATGAAAGCTTTGCAGAGAAAATAGCCCGTTTTATCACCCACCCGGTTGTTGTGCCGATTCTCTTGTCTGTCGGCAGCCTGGGACTTGTGCTTGAGCTTTACTCGCCGGGATTCGGCATCCCGGGATCGATGGGACTTGCTGCCCTCCTGCTGTTTTTTTACGGCCATATGGTTGCAGGCCTGGCAGGATATGAGTCCATCGTTTTGTTTTTGGTCGGCCTGGGGCTGATCATACTGGAGTTTTTCCTTCCAGGAGGGATTGCCGGGGCAATAGGCCTTGTTTCGGTTGTAGGAAGCTTGTTTCTTGCAACTGACAACGTTGTCCATACGGCCGTATCCATTTTGATTGCCATTGGCATTTCTATTTTGGTATCCATCTTAATGATAAAGGTGTTTGGTAAAAAAATGAAATTCTTCAGGAAAATTATATTGAGCGATTCGACAAGCACTGAGAAAGGGTATATCTCAAACAAGACGCGTGCAGAGCTTATTGGTCTTGAAGGCTATGCTCTGACTGCATTAAGGCCGGCCGGGACGGCTGTGCTCGAGGATGAAAGAATCGATGTTGTCAGCGAAGGCGGTTTTATCCAGAAAGGGGCAAGGTTAAGGGTCGTAAAAGCAGAAGGCTCCCGGATTGTTGTGAGAGAAATGCTTGATATGGAAAAAAAAGCCGATCAATGA